A single Paraburkholderia sp. FT54 DNA region contains:
- a CDS encoding TIGR00366 family protein: MPDPFVLAIGLTLVVILLAMAFAPHASLAVILSAWYGGTFNILGFALQMILILATGYAIADAPLVQRGLRAMAASVRTPTRAALLVFPIVAVAAWLNWGLGLVVGALLSREIARRVKVDFAWLVAGSYSAWSVCNSGLSSSIALSQASHGNALNLVEKATGQVIPLSETVFAPFVFIPTVLVVVVMTAIFIWMHPKQEHVVAFNETHPEPEAPTEADPHARDAKTSSFAARAERSMLGTLILLALGVGYLALTWSSKGFELDINTTILIFLLAGLALQRTPIAYADAIRRAARQTGSMLLQYPMYGGIMGIMTGTGLASTIAKTFVAIATPVTLPVLSYFSSLIITLLIPSAGGHWAVQGPFVLPAALSLHASVPRTAMGVAMAENVSNMLQPFWAVPVVAIAGIRIQRVMGYTAITFAVSLVIYAAALWLIP, translated from the coding sequence ATGCCGGACCCATTCGTCCTTGCCATTGGCTTGACGCTCGTGGTGATTCTGCTGGCGATGGCCTTCGCGCCGCATGCGTCGCTCGCTGTCATCCTGAGCGCCTGGTACGGCGGCACGTTCAACATTCTCGGCTTCGCGCTGCAGATGATCCTGATTCTCGCCACCGGCTATGCGATCGCCGACGCGCCCCTCGTCCAGCGCGGCCTGCGTGCGATGGCTGCGAGCGTGCGCACGCCGACCCGCGCCGCGCTGCTGGTGTTCCCGATCGTCGCGGTTGCCGCGTGGCTCAACTGGGGGCTGGGTCTGGTCGTCGGCGCGCTGCTGTCGCGCGAAATCGCGCGGCGCGTGAAGGTGGATTTCGCATGGCTCGTTGCGGGTAGCTACTCCGCGTGGTCGGTCTGCAATAGCGGCTTGTCCAGTTCGATCGCGTTGTCACAGGCATCGCACGGCAACGCATTGAACCTGGTCGAAAAAGCGACGGGACAGGTGATTCCGTTGAGTGAGACCGTGTTCGCGCCATTCGTCTTCATCCCGACCGTCCTGGTCGTTGTCGTGATGACGGCGATCTTCATCTGGATGCACCCGAAGCAGGAGCATGTGGTCGCCTTCAATGAAACGCACCCTGAGCCTGAAGCACCGACAGAAGCCGATCCGCATGCCAGGGACGCGAAGACATCGTCGTTCGCTGCCCGCGCCGAGCGCTCAATGCTCGGTACGTTAATCCTGCTGGCGCTGGGCGTGGGCTATCTCGCGCTGACATGGTCCAGCAAGGGCTTCGAGCTCGACATCAACACGACGATCCTGATCTTCCTGCTGGCAGGGCTCGCGCTGCAGCGCACACCGATCGCCTATGCCGATGCCATTCGCCGCGCCGCGCGGCAAACCGGATCGATGCTGCTTCAATATCCGATGTACGGCGGCATCATGGGCATCATGACCGGAACCGGACTCGCGTCGACGATTGCCAAGACGTTTGTGGCCATTGCCACCCCGGTGACGCTTCCCGTTTTGAGTTACTTCAGCTCGCTGATCATCACGCTGCTCATTCCCAGCGCCGGCGGACACTGGGCTGTACAGGGACCTTTTGTTCTTCCCGCCGCGCTCAGTCTGCATGCTTCCGTTCCACGCACGGCCATGGGCGTCGCCATGGCCGAAAACGTCTCGAACATGCTGCAACCTTTCTGGGCCGTACCCGTCGTGGCGATCGCCGGCATTCGCATCCAGCGGGTGATGGGCTACACAGCAATCACGTTTGCCGTCTCACTCGTCATCTATGCAGCGGCGCTTTGGCTGATTCCGTGA
- a CDS encoding hemerythrin domain-containing protein yields the protein MEKTKQDNKATESAAHDALALLEADHRAVEKLFTAFRKAGDDDLEAKSALAQRACEELAIHAMLEEELLYPAAQEALPDSDKIDVEEAYVEHFLVKTLIAKFETLKAGDKGFDATFKVMSEMVGHHVEEEEGELFPELRKSNCNLRALGEKMAKRKAQLQSKLDAVGSRSVGDKTAVL from the coding sequence ATGGAAAAGACGAAGCAGGACAACAAGGCGACTGAATCCGCCGCGCACGACGCACTGGCCCTGCTCGAGGCAGATCATCGCGCTGTCGAAAAATTGTTCACGGCATTCAGGAAAGCCGGGGACGATGATCTTGAAGCGAAGTCGGCACTCGCGCAGCGCGCTTGCGAGGAGCTAGCCATTCACGCCATGCTCGAAGAGGAACTGCTCTATCCGGCTGCGCAGGAGGCGTTGCCTGACAGCGACAAGATCGACGTCGAAGAAGCGTACGTCGAGCATTTCCTCGTCAAAACGCTGATCGCGAAGTTCGAAACGCTGAAGGCGGGCGACAAGGGCTTCGACGCGACCTTCAAGGTGATGAGCGAGATGGTGGGACATCACGTCGAAGAGGAAGAAGGGGAACTCTTTCCGGAACTGCGCAAGTCAAATTGCAATCTCCGCGCGTTGGGCGAGAAGATGGCGAAACGCAAGGCGCAATTGCAGAGCAAGCTCGATGCGGTGGGCAGCAGATCGGTGGGCGACAAGACCGCGGTGCTTTAG
- a CDS encoding GFA family protein, with the protein MESEPVEQTGGCACGAVRFHVSARPRRVSICHCMTCRRIHGNVFGGYAMFERSAVAFSGATQAWQSSPGARRHFCPTCGSVAFMEYLDSDELDLPLGGFDRVGLYEPSYELWCCHKEPWLPAGVRAEYNEDRPTADE; encoded by the coding sequence ATGGAGAGCGAGCCAGTGGAACAAACCGGCGGATGTGCGTGCGGCGCGGTACGATTCCACGTCAGCGCGCGGCCGAGGCGAGTGTCGATATGCCACTGCATGACGTGTCGACGAATACATGGCAACGTGTTCGGCGGTTATGCCATGTTCGAGCGCAGCGCTGTGGCGTTTTCCGGTGCGACGCAGGCGTGGCAGAGTTCGCCCGGGGCGCGAAGGCATTTCTGCCCGACATGCGGATCGGTCGCGTTCATGGAATATCTCGACAGCGACGAATTGGACCTTCCGCTGGGTGGCTTCGACCGGGTCGGCCTGTATGAGCCGAGCTACGAGCTTTGGTGTTGTCACAAGGAGCCATGGCTGCCCGCCGGTGTGCGCGCGGAATATAACGAAGACAGACCCACGGCGGACGAGTAA
- a CDS encoding TMEM165/GDT1 family protein has translation MQSFLVSTSVVGLAEIGDKTQLLSLVLAARYRKPIPIILGVFAATLVNHAASGALGAWLASVLSPTVLNWAVVASFAVMAVWILIPDKLDGAEAVSTTHPMGVFGTTALTFFLAEMGDKTQVVTIALAARFHEFFGVVAGTTLGMMLANVPVIYLGHKFADRLPTKAVHILAAVIFVVLGGLALRTALYPHEHPLF, from the coding sequence ATGCAATCGTTCCTCGTTTCGACCAGTGTGGTCGGCCTAGCCGAAATAGGCGACAAGACCCAGCTGCTGTCCCTGGTGCTGGCCGCCAGGTATCGCAAGCCCATTCCGATCATTCTCGGCGTGTTCGCCGCGACGCTCGTCAATCATGCTGCGTCCGGCGCGTTGGGCGCGTGGCTTGCCAGCGTACTGAGTCCCACGGTCCTGAACTGGGCCGTCGTCGCATCGTTTGCCGTCATGGCCGTCTGGATTCTGATCCCCGACAAGCTCGACGGGGCCGAGGCGGTTTCGACCACGCATCCGATGGGGGTGTTCGGCACCACGGCGCTGACGTTTTTCCTCGCGGAGATGGGTGACAAGACGCAGGTTGTGACGATCGCCCTGGCCGCGCGATTTCACGAGTTTTTCGGGGTGGTCGCCGGCACCACGCTTGGCATGATGTTGGCAAACGTGCCCGTCATCTACCTGGGACACAAGTTCGCCGACCGCCTGCCAACCAAGGCGGTCCACATTCTGGCCGCTGTCATCTTCGTTGTCCTCGGCGGCCTCGCTCTCAGGACGGCGCTGTATCCGCACGAGCATCCGCTGTTCTAG
- the ilvD gene encoding dihydroxy-acid dehydratase yields the protein MPDYRSRTSTHGRNMAGARALWRATGMKDGDFGKPIIAVVNSFTQFVPGHVHLRDLGALVAREIEAAGGVAKEFNTIAVDDGIAMGHGGMLYSLPSRELIADSVEYMVNAHCADAMVCISNCDKITPGMLMAAMRLNIPVVFVSGGPMEAGKVKSPTDGQVIAKIDLIDAMIKAADPKISDAEVAEVERNACPTCGSCSGMFTANSMNCLTEAIGLALPGNGTIVATHAWRKGLFEQAGRLVVDLCRRYYQEEDTSVLPRSIASKQAFENAMTLDVAMGGSTNTVLHLLAAAQEAGVDFTMSDIDRISRKVPCLCKAAPATDKYHIEDVHRAGGILGILGELARADLLDLSCGNVHSGTLGNAIARWDVAGGAGEEAQKFFRAAPGGIPTTVAFSQEATFASLDTDRKTGCIRSKQNAYSKDGGLAVLYGNLAEKGCIVKTAGVDESQWIFSGRARVFESQDDAVEAILGDKVVAGDVVVIRYEGPKGGPGMQEMLYPTSYLKSKGLGKTCALFTDGRFSGGSSGLVIGHASPEAAEGGTIGLVEEGDVIEIDIPHRKMHLVVSDEELARRRKAMEALGDKAWLPVNRERVVSQALQAYAALATSADRGAVRDISQLKRK from the coding sequence ATGCCTGACTATCGATCGCGAACTTCGACCCATGGCCGCAACATGGCCGGCGCCCGCGCCTTGTGGCGCGCCACCGGAATGAAGGACGGTGATTTCGGCAAGCCCATTATTGCGGTGGTGAACTCGTTCACGCAGTTCGTGCCGGGCCATGTGCATCTGCGCGACCTGGGCGCGCTGGTGGCGAGAGAGATCGAAGCGGCCGGCGGTGTCGCCAAGGAATTCAACACCATCGCCGTGGATGACGGCATCGCCATGGGTCACGGCGGCATGCTGTATTCGCTGCCCTCGCGCGAACTGATTGCCGACTCGGTGGAATACATGGTCAACGCGCACTGCGCCGACGCCATGGTCTGCATCTCCAACTGCGACAAGATCACGCCGGGCATGCTGATGGCCGCCATGCGCCTGAACATCCCCGTCGTCTTCGTCTCCGGTGGTCCGATGGAAGCGGGCAAGGTCAAATCGCCGACCGATGGTCAGGTGATCGCCAAGATCGACCTGATCGACGCAATGATCAAAGCGGCCGACCCGAAGATCAGCGACGCTGAAGTGGCGGAAGTCGAGCGCAACGCCTGCCCGACGTGCGGCTCGTGCTCGGGTATGTTCACCGCGAACTCCATGAACTGTCTGACCGAAGCGATCGGTCTGGCGTTGCCCGGCAACGGCACGATCGTCGCCACGCATGCATGGCGCAAGGGTCTGTTCGAGCAGGCCGGCCGCCTCGTGGTGGATCTGTGCCGCCGCTACTATCAGGAAGAAGACACGTCGGTCCTGCCGCGCAGCATCGCCAGCAAGCAGGCGTTCGAGAACGCCATGACGCTCGACGTGGCCATGGGCGGTTCGACCAATACGGTGCTGCACCTGCTGGCAGCGGCGCAGGAAGCCGGCGTCGACTTTACGATGTCGGATATCGATCGCATCTCGCGCAAGGTGCCGTGCCTGTGCAAGGCGGCGCCCGCCACCGACAAATACCATATCGAAGACGTGCATCGTGCCGGCGGCATTCTCGGCATTCTCGGCGAACTGGCGCGTGCGGATCTGCTCGACCTGTCGTGCGGCAACGTGCATAGCGGCACGCTGGGCAATGCCATCGCCAGATGGGACGTCGCCGGCGGCGCGGGCGAAGAAGCGCAGAAGTTCTTCCGCGCGGCTCCCGGCGGCATTCCGACCACCGTTGCGTTCAGCCAGGAAGCCACGTTCGCGTCGCTGGATACCGACCGCAAGACCGGTTGCATCCGCAGCAAGCAGAACGCGTATTCGAAAGACGGCGGCCTCGCCGTGCTCTACGGCAATCTCGCGGAGAAGGGCTGTATCGTCAAGACCGCGGGTGTCGACGAATCGCAATGGATTTTCTCCGGGCGCGCGCGCGTCTTCGAGAGCCAGGACGACGCAGTGGAAGCCATTCTGGGCGACAAGGTCGTGGCGGGCGACGTGGTCGTGATCCGCTACGAAGGCCCCAAGGGCGGCCCCGGCATGCAGGAAATGCTTTACCCCACGTCGTATCTGAAATCCAAGGGCCTGGGCAAGACCTGCGCGCTGTTTACCGACGGCCGTTTCTCCGGCGGTTCGTCGGGGCTGGTGATCGGACACGCGTCGCCCGAAGCCGCCGAAGGCGGCACGATCGGTCTGGTGGAAGAGGGCGATGTGATCGAAATCGACATTCCTCACCGCAAGATGCATCTGGTGGTGTCGGACGAGGAATTGGCGCGCCGTCGCAAAGCCATGGAGGCACTCGGCGACAAGGCCTGGCTGCCGGTGAACCGTGAACGCGTGGTGTCGCAAGCGTTGCAGGCCTACGCCGCGCTGGCGACCTCGGCCGACCGTGGCGCGGTGCGGGATATCTCGCAACTCAAGCGCAAGTGA
- a CDS encoding helix-turn-helix domain-containing protein: protein MHCFADVRDITALKGHTLPDTNTVKHIGIALFNGFALPETASIVEAFQSANALADSSPRNATRYEVRLLSTAGGRIASSSSVFVWTDSVEACRQALSFDALFIAGGTGIQSAVRDERLLMWLRQAYFHSDLVLPIAEGQLLLEAAGFAHASGIGLAADGTPYVKRREGLDPKALRDAASALQSALSVIQDDLGAEIARKAAECVAPPASTRFTAFLYRAASRDVSERIRNSARWLEENSDRPIAIDEAAHFAAMSERNFLRRFKAEIGVTPSDYLVYVRLDTSCRLLAETTLPVDKIARRCGIGSGGQLAKLFRKYLATTPTEYRSNKRSSNAS from the coding sequence ATGCATTGCTTTGCCGACGTTCGAGATATCACCGCCCTAAAAGGACACACTCTGCCCGACACAAACACAGTGAAACACATTGGCATTGCCTTATTCAACGGCTTTGCGCTTCCTGAAACAGCATCGATTGTCGAAGCGTTTCAGTCGGCCAATGCGCTTGCCGACAGTTCGCCACGCAATGCCACGCGCTATGAGGTCCGGCTGCTGTCGACTGCCGGCGGCCGGATCGCCAGCTCATCGTCGGTATTTGTCTGGACTGACAGTGTGGAGGCATGCCGCCAGGCCCTGAGTTTCGATGCTTTGTTCATCGCCGGCGGCACGGGCATACAGAGCGCCGTCCGTGATGAACGGTTGCTGATGTGGCTCCGCCAAGCCTACTTCCACAGCGATCTGGTGCTCCCCATCGCCGAGGGTCAGTTGCTGCTCGAAGCGGCCGGATTTGCGCATGCATCAGGTATCGGACTTGCCGCCGACGGCACGCCGTACGTCAAGCGCCGCGAGGGTCTCGATCCGAAGGCGTTACGTGATGCAGCGAGCGCGCTGCAGAGTGCGTTGAGTGTCATTCAGGACGATCTCGGCGCGGAGATCGCGCGTAAAGCCGCCGAGTGCGTCGCACCGCCCGCATCGACGCGATTCACAGCGTTCCTATACAGAGCGGCCTCGCGAGATGTGAGCGAGAGAATCCGGAACTCGGCGCGGTGGCTTGAAGAGAACAGCGACCGGCCGATTGCAATCGACGAAGCAGCGCATTTCGCTGCCATGAGCGAGCGCAATTTTCTGCGACGCTTCAAAGCCGAGATAGGTGTGACGCCGTCAGACTACCTGGTGTATGTGCGGCTTGATACGAGTTGCCGACTCCTTGCCGAGACAACGCTGCCGGTCGACAAGATTGCGCGCCGCTGCGGGATAGGCAGCGGCGGACAACTCGCGAAGCTGTTCCGCAAATACCTCGCGACAACGCCCACGGAATATCGCTCCAACAAGCGTTCTTCGAATGCGTCCTGA